CTGGCGAATACATCACCTTTATCGATGCTGACGATCTGTGGACACCAGATAAATTAGAACTTCAATTAAAAGCATTACAGCAACATCCAGCCGCAGGAGTTGCCTATAGTTGGACGTGCTTCATGGATCGGCAAGGCAAGTTTTTTCATGACGATCGCCCCATATATTTTGAGGGTAATGTCTATGCAGAATTATTGAAAACTAATTTTCTCTTAAGCGGATCAAATCCTTTGATTCGCCGAACTGCTTTAGCAGATGTTGGCGAATTCGATTCAACTCTAACTCATGCAGAAGAATGGGATTTGTATCTCCGTTTAGCAGCTAAGTATAATTTTGTAGTCGTTCCTAAAACTCAAATTTTTTACCGTCAAACGGCTGGTTCGGCTTCTGCCAAAATTGAGGTGATGGAGAAAGATGCGATTCGAGTTATTGACCGAGCCTTTCAATTAGCCCCCGCTCAGTTACAATTTTTGAAAAATCAAAGCTTGGCTCATCTTTATCGATATTTAGCCCACTTATACCTAACTAAAATTCCTGGTGCAACAGCAGCGGGAGTGGCTTGGCACAAGTTGCAAATGGCTATTCAGTTACAACCTCGAATATTAATCAATAGAAAAGTCCAAACACTACTCGTAAAATTACTGCTGATTCAACTACTATCACCTAAACTTGCTAATTATTTACTTCAGAAAATTACTCGAATTCGCGCTAGCTACCTTCAAGATAACACCGCCGCATAATTATATATTTAAATATATTTAAATAATTATATGCTTACATAACTGTGCCGTTTAGTAACTGTGTTTGCATAGTGGCGCTGTAGCAACTTAAGTATAATTTGTAAATTCGGCATTTGTCTACAATGAAAATTCAGCTATAGCTGAGTAATAAATTACTAGCTTTCTTTAAGATTGATGATGTTATTGTAGGAAATAATAGCTATATCAACTATATATTGAATAGGAGACTATCCAGCGATCGCCTGCACTGAATCTCATTCGAGCTGGAATTATGAAAAATAGTTTATACACTCAATGCCTATCCTATCAGCTATTCTATCTAGGCTGCCTCAAAAACTTTCAAATCGGTTCGTTCGCAATCTCAGCTGGTTAGGTTTGGCAGAAATTATTTCTCGGATTTTTCGCCTCGGATTGACAGTAATTTTAGCTCGTTTTTTGACTCCTTATGACTACGGCTTAGCGGCAATTGTTTCTACAGTCAATGAGTTTATGCGAGTTTTTATGGAGATTGGGGTAAGTGCCAAAATAATTCAATGCGATCGCCAAGAATTAGATACTATTTGTAACTCCGGTTATTGGTTAAACTGGAGTATCTTTACAGGCTTATTTTTTGCTCAATGCCTACTTGCTTTTCCTATTGCTTGGTTTTATCGCGATCGCCTGACTCGCGAAATCGATTTAATTCTACCCATTTGTATTGCTGGTATACCCTATTTAATGTGGCCTTTTGCCGCGATCCAATCTGCTTTAATCGTTCGCGAAAATCGACTTAAAGTGTGCGCGATCGCTGCTGTTGTGAGAAATCTCGCTAGTTATATATTATCTGCCCTATTTGCTATTCGCGGCTGGGGAATCTGGGCGTTCGTTTTACCTTGGATTTTGGTGACTCCGCTGGAAATTATTATTTATCGTAAAAGTTACGCTTGGCATCCTACTGCTAAATTTACGACAAAAGCTTGGCGATCGATTTTAGATTTTGGTAAAAATATCTGTGGCGTGCAATTTCTCAAGGCGCTAAGAAATAACTTAGATTATTTAATAATTGGTAGGTTCTTAGGTATTAAAGAATTAGGAATTTATTTTTTTGGGTTCAATGCTGGATTGGGAATTAGCCTGAGTATAGTCACAGCAATCAATACAGCGATTTTACCACATCTATGTAAAGCTAAAGCTAGCATGTTGGAATTAAGTAAATCTTATTACAGCGCACTTAAAATTATTACTCTAATTATCTTTCCTTTAGTTATTCTTCAATCTAGCCTAGCTTATTGGTACGTACCAATTATTTTTGGTCGTCAGTGGATAGTTGCTATTCCCGTGCTGGTATTAATTTGCTTGTCAGCAATTCCCAGACCCTTCGCCGATGCTGCTTCGCAATTATTAGTAGCTGTAGGCAAACCCAATTTAGATTTATATTGGAATCTAGCTTTTACGACTGTGTTTGCTCTCTCTTTGTTAATTGGAGTCCATTGGCAGGTTATCGGTGTTGCAGCAGCAGTTTTAATCGTTCACATGCTCTTTCTTCCCGTATTTACAATTTGGACAAACCGCCATGTATTGCGTCAATCTTAATGGTTGATGGTTGATGGCTTCCAGAAATTACCAATTACCAATTACTAATTACCAATTACCAAGCTCTGAAATATGAAATTAGTTACTGTCATCATTCCGGTTTATCAAGTCGAAAAATATATTGCAAAGACGGTAAGCTCTGTATTGGCACAAACATACAAAAATTTTGAATTATTAATTGTTGACGATGGTTCCACCGATCGCAGTTACGAAATTTGCCAACAGTTTACCGATCCCCGGATTAAAATTATTCGCCAGCAAAATCAAGGAGTTGCAGCAGCTCGAAACACGGGAATTCGTCAGGCTCAAGGTGATTATGTAGCGCTTTTAGACGGAGACGATCTTTGGGTTCCTCACAAGCTAGAAAAACACGTCGAACACCTAGATAGTTCGCCAAAAGTGGGAGTCAGTTTTAGTCGTTCGGCTTTTATCGACGAAGCAGATAAACCTTTGGGGATTTATCAAATGTCTAAATTAACAGATATTACGCCCCTCGATCTGTTGTGTCGCACGCCAATTGGAAACGGTTCAGTTCCCGTGATTCGTAAAGAATTGTTAGCAGCAATTCAGTTTGTCGAGCCTGAGTCAGGAGAACTCTCTTATTTCGATCGCGATCGCAGCTTACACCCGTCAGAAGATGTAGAATGTTGGCTGCGAATGATGCTAAAAACAGATTGGCAGCTTGAAGGATTAGCAGAAGCTTTAACTTTGTACCGCGTGAATCCCAAAGGATTTTCTGCCCAATTGTATAAGAAACTAAGCTCTTGGGAAACTATGTTAGAGAAAGCACGTGCCTACACCTCACCAGAGATGATGGCTGAGTGGGAAAAACCAGCTATGGCTTATCAACTCCGACATCTAGCACGTCGAGCTGTGACTTTATCCGCAGGCTCCACCGCCATCGAATTTTCTCACAAAGCTCTATCTATATATAGGTCAATTTTGTTTGAGGAACCACGGCGAACGGTAATGACTTTAGCATCTGCTTATTTGCTTTGGCTATTGCCTAAGTCTACTTATCATCAAATCCAATCTTTAGCGCTTCAGATCACAGGCTCGAATCAAAAACGAAGAATTCTTCAAGAATTAAGAGAATAGTAGTTAGTAGTTCGTGGCTATTGGCTAGTGAATTAATTTTTCATGTCTAGTGACTACTCACCAGTCACTAGTCACTGATAACTGATAAGGAAGTAATATGAAACAAGTTTCTGTGGTAATTGCAGTTTTCCGTTGTGAGAAATATATCAGTGCCACAGTTCAGTCAGTGTTAGACCAGACTTACAAAAATTTAGAGATCTTGATTGTTGATGACGAGTCTCCAGATCGATGTGTAGCAATTTGTCAGCAATTTACTGACCCCAGAATTCAGATTATTCGCCAACGCAACCGAGGCTTGGCGGGAGCGAGAAACACAGGTATTCGTCACGCTCAAGGAGAGTATATTGCTTTTTTAGACGGAGACGATTTATGGTTGCCTTCAAAACTAGAAAAACATGTGGAGCATTTAAACAACTCTCCTCATGTGGGAGTGAGTTTCAGTCGTTCGGCTTTAATTGATGAAATGGGAAATCGCTTGGGGACTTATCTCATGCCGCAGCTAGAAAATATTTCCCCAGAGTGCTTGCTGTGCGATAATCCTGTAGGTAATGGTTCGGCGGCGGTGTTGCGTCGAGAAACTCTCGATGCGATCGCCTTTACCGATAATCTTCACGGAACTTCAGAAAAATTCCCAGAAACATATTATTTCGACGAGCGCTTTCGCCAAGCAGAAGATGTTGAATGCTGGCTGCGGATTGCGAGCCAAACTCAGTGGCAATTTGCTGGCATTCCCGAAGCTCTCACTTTGTATCGCGTCAACTCTGGCGGACTCTCAGCCAATCTGCTCAAGCAACTAGAATACCTAGAGCAAGTTATCGAAAAAACCCGCTCCTATGCACCGGAATTGATCTCTGAGTGGGAGAAACCTGCTAAGGCATATCACATGCGTTATTTGGCTCGTAGTGCCATCCGTCTCAAAGCAGGTGCGATCGCTGTGAAGCTCATGCACCGAGCCTTAGCAACTCACTGGGGTATTGTCTTGACAGATCCCCGTCGCACGCTGATGACACTGGCTGCTGCTTATCTGCTGTGGTTACTCCCCACCTCGATTTATCGTCAGATTGAGGCTTTGGCAGCTCAATCGATGGGAACTTGGCAAAAAAACCGCATTCACCGCGATCGCGAAATAGAAGTTGGAAGCTAATCAGTTACCAGTGTAGAGACGTTACATGTAACGTCTCTACAAAGTTATATACCACTTATCTTATGTTGTTACAAAGAACGTCACTAGAACGCATTAGAGCCTCTAATTTTAAGTACTATCTAATTATTGGCTTAACTCTTGCAATCGGCATTTTCCTGCGATTTTTCCTTTTGCCAGATAAGAGTTTATGGCTGGATGAGGGTGCTAGTTTATATTATTCTGACGGCACGAGCATTCAAGATATTATTGCCACGATTGTTAATACAGATACGGGCGATCGCTTTCAGCCGTTTTATTATTTAGTATTACATTTTTGGCGACAATTATTCGGTAGTAGCGAATTTGCCGTTCGCTCCCTTTCTGCTTTACTAGGAATTGGCACAATCGTTGTTTTGTCTACTACTGCATGGCAACTTTACGGGAGGAAACACGCTCTATGGTTAACGCTCTTTTTATCGTTTAGTGCTTACGGAGTTTATTACAGCCAGCAAACGAGAGCGTATACTTTACTCTTATTTTTAGCATCTCTACAATTATATTTTCTCAGTCAAATCTTACCGCAAAAAAATGTTAGAGGTACGGCGATCGCGCAGGTGCTATTTTGTCTAACTACAGCGGTCGGTCTTTTCTGTAGTATTTTTATTGGAATTTATACTCTCGCTCTGTGTATCGCTCACCTCCTAGTTTCTCAAAATATTAAGCGGTGGCTGCAATGGTGGTTACCTGTAGCAATTGCCTGTGTACCTGCGGCAATATTTTATTTAGCTTCCCCTGTAGCCACCGATCCGACAAAAGTTCACGTCACGCCATCGAATCAATCAGTTATTCAGAATATAGCTTTTGTTTTCTACGGCTTATTAGTTGGAGAAACTTACGGTCCACCAATCGAACAGATGCGTGGTGGCGATCGCCTGCAACTCATTTTCAATTATTTACCTGTTTTATTACTGTTTGGATTAGTTGCTGGTATTATTGTTATCGGACTTGTCAGAGGCTTAAAAGCGCGATCGCCAGAATATAAACAATATCGTCCAATTGATAATTTTTTTCTGATTACCTTTGTATCTGCTTTTATCATCGCACTTGCCTTTGCAATTGTGACAAAATTTAATTGGCTACCTCGACACTCTTTTTATATTTATATTCCCCTATCGTTTCTATTACCAATAGTACTTAGGTTTAGTCCTAGAAAAAAAACCTGGGAAAACTTATATCGTCTCGCTTTTATAGTGTTACTATTACTCAACTTATATGCAAACTACAACTACTATTTTGAACCTAGATATCAGCGGGAAAACTACCGAGAAATTGCCCAATATCTAAGCAAGAATAATAGCCAAGATACCAAATCCGTACTGCTGTACGGCGTGCCTTATTTACTACCTTATTATGGCGATACTTTAACAATAGATGGCTTAGGACTCGATACAACTAAGTTAGCAGCAGAAGTCAGTCGCGTTACTAAAAATGCAAACACAGCAATTATTGCAATTAGCGACCAAGCTTTTTGGGAAAAGAAAAGAAATTTTGATTTAGAAAGCTCAATGGCTAAGTCTTACAAACTAGAATCTCATCTGCAACTGACTAATTTTGATATCTATCATTACGTGAAGAAGTAGTTTTTGGTCAAAGGGAACGGAGGCGAGAGGTGAGAGGCTTTTAAATTGTGACTTGCGACTTCTCCCTTGTTCCCTTGAAAGCCGCAGCCTTGCTGGAAATTTCAAGATATTCAAAATATTTTATCAATTTGATAAGAAAAACTTGACACAACAATAAATCGATATTTGGCTATTCAGTAATTTTTT
This window of the Chroococcidiopsis thermalis PCC 7203 genome carries:
- a CDS encoding glycosyltransferase family 39 protein — translated: MLLQRTSLERIRASNFKYYLIIGLTLAIGIFLRFFLLPDKSLWLDEGASLYYSDGTSIQDIIATIVNTDTGDRFQPFYYLVLHFWRQLFGSSEFAVRSLSALLGIGTIVVLSTTAWQLYGRKHALWLTLFLSFSAYGVYYSQQTRAYTLLLFLASLQLYFLSQILPQKNVRGTAIAQVLFCLTTAVGLFCSIFIGIYTLALCIAHLLVSQNIKRWLQWWLPVAIACVPAAIFYLASPVATDPTKVHVTPSNQSVIQNIAFVFYGLLVGETYGPPIEQMRGGDRLQLIFNYLPVLLLFGLVAGIIVIGLVRGLKARSPEYKQYRPIDNFFLITFVSAFIIALAFAIVTKFNWLPRHSFYIYIPLSFLLPIVLRFSPRKKTWENLYRLAFIVLLLLNLYANYNYYFEPRYQRENYREIAQYLSKNNSQDTKSVLLYGVPYLLPYYGDTLTIDGLGLDTTKLAAEVSRVTKNANTAIIAISDQAFWEKKRNFDLESSMAKSYKLESHLQLTNFDIYHYVKK
- a CDS encoding lipopolysaccharide biosynthesis protein, producing MPILSAILSRLPQKLSNRFVRNLSWLGLAEIISRIFRLGLTVILARFLTPYDYGLAAIVSTVNEFMRVFMEIGVSAKIIQCDRQELDTICNSGYWLNWSIFTGLFFAQCLLAFPIAWFYRDRLTREIDLILPICIAGIPYLMWPFAAIQSALIVRENRLKVCAIAAVVRNLASYILSALFAIRGWGIWAFVLPWILVTPLEIIIYRKSYAWHPTAKFTTKAWRSILDFGKNICGVQFLKALRNNLDYLIIGRFLGIKELGIYFFGFNAGLGISLSIVTAINTAILPHLCKAKASMLELSKSYYSALKIITLIIFPLVILQSSLAYWYVPIIFGRQWIVAIPVLVLICLSAIPRPFADAASQLLVAVGKPNLDLYWNLAFTTVFALSLLIGVHWQVIGVAAAVLIVHMLFLPVFTIWTNRHVLRQS
- a CDS encoding glycosyltransferase family 2 protein, encoding MKQVSVVIAVFRCEKYISATVQSVLDQTYKNLEILIVDDESPDRCVAICQQFTDPRIQIIRQRNRGLAGARNTGIRHAQGEYIAFLDGDDLWLPSKLEKHVEHLNNSPHVGVSFSRSALIDEMGNRLGTYLMPQLENISPECLLCDNPVGNGSAAVLRRETLDAIAFTDNLHGTSEKFPETYYFDERFRQAEDVECWLRIASQTQWQFAGIPEALTLYRVNSGGLSANLLKQLEYLEQVIEKTRSYAPELISEWEKPAKAYHMRYLARSAIRLKAGAIAVKLMHRALATHWGIVLTDPRRTLMTLAAAYLLWLLPTSIYRQIEALAAQSMGTWQKNRIHRDREIEVGS
- a CDS encoding glycosyltransferase family 2 protein, giving the protein MKLVTVIIPVYQVEKYIAKTVSSVLAQTYKNFELLIVDDGSTDRSYEICQQFTDPRIKIIRQQNQGVAAARNTGIRQAQGDYVALLDGDDLWVPHKLEKHVEHLDSSPKVGVSFSRSAFIDEADKPLGIYQMSKLTDITPLDLLCRTPIGNGSVPVIRKELLAAIQFVEPESGELSYFDRDRSLHPSEDVECWLRMMLKTDWQLEGLAEALTLYRVNPKGFSAQLYKKLSSWETMLEKARAYTSPEMMAEWEKPAMAYQLRHLARRAVTLSAGSTAIEFSHKALSIYRSILFEEPRRTVMTLASAYLLWLLPKSTYHQIQSLALQITGSNQKRRILQELRE
- a CDS encoding glycosyltransferase family 2 protein, with the protein product MPTISVIVPAYNSQNTILETIASIQKQTFIDFELIVIDDGSSDRTLELLQTVLDPRIQVVSYENGGVSVARNRGISLSTGEYITFIDADDLWTPDKLELQLKALQQHPAAGVAYSWTCFMDRQGKFFHDDRPIYFEGNVYAELLKTNFLLSGSNPLIRRTALADVGEFDSTLTHAEEWDLYLRLAAKYNFVVVPKTQIFYRQTAGSASAKIEVMEKDAIRVIDRAFQLAPAQLQFLKNQSLAHLYRYLAHLYLTKIPGATAAGVAWHKLQMAIQLQPRILINRKVQTLLVKLLLIQLLSPKLANYLLQKITRIRASYLQDNTAA